Proteins encoded in a region of the Oscillospiraceae bacterium MB24-C1 genome:
- a CDS encoding ABC transporter substrate-binding protein: protein MKKFLTVILVITLAFLTACGGSPSATSSPVSSSVDSLSTAPGTEKIKIGLVQMMEHPSLDEIREAIFTELTAQGFDASKVDIDYQNGQGDMNTLNSIAQKFVGDEVDMIIAIATPAAQAAAAATTDIPIIFSAVTDPVDAGLVGSLEKPDRNCTGTSDAIPTEQIFTLADELTPGIETYGFLYNQGESNSVSVINDAKATLDAKGVAYIETCVITSGEVTSAAQSLIGKVDAIFCPIDNTVAYAMPNLSQIAIEAKLPVYVAADSMVNDGGLATVGVNYTQLGVQTAQMAAKVLSGTAVADVPVEVLTQYSTVANKDTAAALGIDVSNYTK from the coding sequence ATGAAAAAGTTTTTAACAGTTATTCTAGTCATTACGTTAGCCTTTCTTACCGCCTGTGGCGGCAGCCCCTCTGCCACTTCTTCACCCGTTTCTTCGTCCGTCGACAGTTTGTCGACCGCTCCAGGAACGGAGAAAATTAAAATTGGCCTTGTCCAGATGATGGAGCATCCTTCGCTGGACGAGATTCGCGAAGCTATTTTTACCGAGCTGACCGCTCAAGGCTTTGACGCCTCCAAGGTAGATATCGATTACCAGAACGGTCAGGGCGACATGAACACGCTCAATTCCATCGCGCAGAAATTTGTCGGCGACGAAGTGGATATGATCATCGCCATCGCCACCCCAGCTGCGCAGGCCGCAGCAGCTGCCACCACCGATATCCCGATCATCTTTTCCGCTGTAACCGACCCAGTGGACGCCGGTCTGGTTGGCAGCCTTGAAAAGCCGGATCGCAACTGCACCGGCACCTCGGACGCTATCCCCACTGAGCAGATTTTCACCTTGGCTGACGAACTGACCCCCGGCATTGAAACTTACGGCTTCCTGTATAATCAGGGCGAATCAAACTCTGTTTCGGTCATCAATGACGCCAAAGCTACGCTGGATGCCAAAGGCGTTGCGTACATCGAGACTTGCGTCATCACCTCGGGTGAAGTAACTTCTGCCGCACAATCGCTCATTGGCAAAGTAGATGCCATCTTCTGCCCGATCGACAACACCGTCGCTTATGCCATGCCCAATCTTTCGCAGATTGCCATTGAAGCTAAACTACCGGTTTACGTCGCGGCCGACTCAATGGTGAATGACGGCGGCCTGGCTACCGTGGGCGTCAACTACACCCAACTGGGTGTACAAACGGCACAGATGGCAGCTAAGGTGCTTTCTGGCACCGCTGTTGCCGACGTACCGGTTGAGGTCCTGACACAATATAGTACCGTCGCCAACAAAGATACCGCCGCCGCACTGGGCATTGACGTATCAAATTACACGAAATAA
- a CDS encoding ABC transporter permease has product MSMVLLRGAAEQGFIYSLVALGLYLSFRTLNIADLTVDGSFTLGAAAAATLTVLGHPILGLLAAIFAGSLAGLVTAVLQTKLKVQPILAGIITMTALYSINLRVMGNRSNLPLLREDTVFTLFSNLLPAALRGYSKLALSLIFAILTALLLIVFLRTRLGLSIRATGDNRTMVSSSSINPTYTTTVGLCLANALVSLSGGLLAQYQMFSEITLGTGMVVIGLASLIIGEVLCDMLFRSPSVARAILAAVVGAVIYRIIIAMALSASVSTSDLKLVSAVIVMIAISYPAVRDQYRFYRLRKEAQKNVDA; this is encoded by the coding sequence ATGAGTATGGTTTTACTGCGCGGAGCAGCCGAGCAGGGCTTTATTTACAGTCTGGTGGCACTCGGACTTTATCTTTCTTTTAGAACACTAAATATTGCCGATCTGACGGTGGACGGTTCCTTCACTTTGGGCGCTGCTGCCGCAGCTACCCTGACGGTATTAGGCCACCCGATTCTCGGCTTGCTGGCCGCTATTTTTGCAGGTTCGTTGGCGGGCCTTGTCACCGCCGTACTGCAAACCAAGCTCAAAGTTCAGCCAATTTTGGCTGGTATCATCACTATGACCGCACTTTATTCCATTAACCTGCGCGTTATGGGCAACCGTTCCAACTTACCATTACTGCGCGAGGACACGGTTTTTACGCTGTTTTCAAATTTGCTGCCTGCAGCGCTCAGGGGCTATTCAAAGCTGGCGCTTTCACTGATTTTTGCTATACTAACTGCGCTGTTATTAATTGTCTTTTTGCGCACTCGTCTGGGCCTTTCAATCCGTGCCACGGGCGACAATCGCACCATGGTCAGCTCTTCGTCGATAAATCCCACCTATACCACCACAGTTGGGTTATGCCTCGCCAATGCACTGGTTTCGCTTTCTGGCGGCTTGCTGGCCCAATATCAAATGTTTTCTGAAATTACACTGGGGACTGGCATGGTAGTTATCGGCCTGGCGTCGTTGATCATCGGCGAGGTGCTCTGCGACATGTTGTTTCGCAGTCCATCGGTGGCGCGTGCCATTCTAGCGGCAGTTGTGGGCGCAGTTATTTACCGCATTATCATCGCCATGGCTCTTTCAGCGTCGGTTTCCACCTCCGATTTAAAGCTGGTCTCAGCCGTTATCGTTATGATTGCTATCTCTTACCCCGCGGTTCGTGACCAGTACCGGTTTTATCGCCTGAGAAAGGAGGCTCAGAAAAATGTTGACGCTTAA
- a CDS encoding ATP-binding cassette domain-containing protein → MLTLKNVTKTFNPKTVNEKKALDNFNLHLDKGEFLTVIGSNGAGKSTVMNAIAGIFLIDSGHIILDGEDITFKKDYRRAQSIGRLFQDPLSGTAPSMTIEENLSLAYMRTAAHTSSFGLTSKDRRYLRERLATLDLGLEDRLSSPVGLLSGGQRQALTLLMATLITPKLLLLDEHTAALDPATAEKVLQLTRNIVAENQITCMMITHNMRSSLELGSRTIMMDAGKIILDIAGEERQSMTVSGLLERFRTAAAKDLDNDRMLLD, encoded by the coding sequence ATGTTGACGCTTAAAAATGTTACAAAAACCTTTAACCCCAAAACGGTCAACGAAAAGAAGGCGCTCGACAATTTTAACCTCCATCTTGACAAAGGGGAGTTTTTAACCGTTATCGGCTCTAATGGCGCAGGAAAATCTACAGTCATGAACGCAATTGCTGGTATATTCCTAATCGACTCCGGCCACATTATCCTCGACGGTGAGGATATAACTTTTAAAAAAGACTATCGTCGTGCGCAGTCGATCGGCAGACTGTTTCAAGACCCGCTTTCGGGCACCGCCCCCAGTATGACCATTGAGGAAAATCTCTCGCTGGCCTATATGCGCACAGCGGCGCACACCTCTTCATTCGGGCTCACCTCAAAGGACCGGCGTTATTTACGTGAGCGTCTGGCGACGCTTGATTTAGGTCTTGAAGATCGGCTCTCTTCGCCGGTCGGGCTGCTATCCGGTGGCCAACGGCAGGCCTTGACGTTGCTGATGGCTACGCTGATTACGCCTAAACTTCTGTTGTTAGATGAACACACCGCCGCACTCGACCCCGCCACCGCCGAAAAGGTGTTGCAGCTCACCCGTAATATTGTAGCGGAAAACCAAATCACTTGTATGATGATCACGCATAACATGCGTTCGTCTCTGGAGCTTGGCAGCCGTACGATCATGATGGATGCTGGCAAGATCATTCTAGACATTGCCGGAGAAGAGCGTCAAAGCATGACAGTCAGTGGTCTTCTCGAACGCTTCCGTACGGCCGCGGCCAAGGATCTGGATAACGATCGCATGTTGCTGGATTAA
- a CDS encoding NERD domain-containing protein → MFFENFQAWKLHTWQDYTYFFLMAFSCFALLYFVTKAITKRRNDASALKRVKKKLKVKDGKVYHDVTFDFAGQQIHFDHLLVDAAGMVAVRSIGWGIRVYGSSEDETWKVEDNKTKNVRIENPIRVLQQCFEPMRKGLSQGGIYGVSIDALTIFADPFALPELYLGRDSGCIVLEQLGSWVKNRKMRANGKVDKLDVNAVTDYLDKVVVPPQIEQ, encoded by the coding sequence ATGTTTTTTGAAAACTTTCAGGCATGGAAGCTTCATACTTGGCAGGACTATACCTATTTCTTTTTAATGGCGTTTTCATGCTTCGCTTTATTATATTTCGTAACTAAAGCCATTACGAAACGGCGCAATGACGCATCAGCTCTGAAGCGCGTAAAGAAAAAGTTAAAGGTCAAGGATGGTAAAGTTTATCATGACGTTACCTTCGATTTTGCAGGTCAACAGATTCATTTTGACCATTTGTTGGTTGATGCAGCGGGTATGGTCGCTGTGCGCTCGATTGGTTGGGGTATTCGTGTATATGGTTCCTCTGAGGACGAAACTTGGAAAGTGGAAGACAATAAAACCAAGAATGTGCGTATAGAGAACCCTATTCGGGTTTTGCAGCAATGTTTTGAACCAATGCGAAAAGGATTGTCTCAGGGGGGCATTTATGGTGTTTCGATTGATGCACTGACGATATTTGCGGACCCGTTCGCCTTGCCGGAGCTATATTTAGGACGCGATTCCGGCTGCATTGTGCTTGAGCAGTTAGGTTCATGGGTTAAAAACAGAAAAATGCGGGCTAACGGAAAAGTCGATAAGCTTGACGTTAATGCGGTGACGGATTATCTTGACAAAGTCGTTGTTCCACCGCAAATCGAACAATAA
- a CDS encoding M20/M25/M40 family metallo-hydrolase: MGYALSAEARDYVKANHQELIDLTRTLCGICAPSNHEENRAAFCKDWFLKMGAKDVYIDEALNVIWPLNCEDSDNITVFMAHIDTVFPDTEPMAIREEDGKLFCPGVGDDTVNVAMLMLCAKYVFKKKLMPTQGMLFVMNSGEEGLGNLKGCRALMEAYEGRVKEVYSFDGGYDMACNAAVGSVRYRVEVKTEGGHSYADFGNQNAIFYLSALIQTLYNAPLPRTGSRTSFNVGKISGGTSVNTIAQQAEMLFEYRSDVGENMEGMQRIFDGAVEATRRMVAEVNVEVLGLRPCMGDVDPVRQKKLEDKLTGLLAEYCGTTPEFLPSSTDCNIPFSMGIPAICFGGYQGHGAHTREEYIELESLKKGFPMLLACVLSCI; this comes from the coding sequence ATGGGATATGCGCTTTCGGCCGAGGCTCGGGACTATGTAAAAGCGAATCATCAAGAATTAATTGATTTGACGCGTACGCTTTGCGGCATATGCGCCCCTTCAAACCACGAAGAGAATCGTGCAGCGTTTTGTAAAGACTGGTTTTTAAAGATGGGGGCCAAAGATGTTTATATTGATGAAGCGCTCAATGTCATTTGGCCTTTAAACTGCGAGGATAGTGATAATATCACAGTATTTATGGCACACATTGATACTGTGTTCCCCGATACCGAGCCAATGGCGATACGAGAAGAGGACGGTAAGTTGTTTTGCCCGGGTGTTGGCGATGATACTGTCAATGTGGCGATGTTGATGCTCTGTGCCAAGTATGTTTTTAAGAAAAAACTGATGCCTACCCAGGGTATGCTGTTTGTGATGAATAGTGGCGAGGAGGGCCTTGGAAACTTAAAAGGCTGCCGCGCGTTGATGGAAGCTTATGAGGGGCGCGTCAAAGAGGTGTATTCATTTGACGGTGGTTATGATATGGCCTGTAACGCTGCCGTTGGTTCAGTGCGTTATCGTGTTGAGGTTAAGACCGAAGGCGGACATTCCTATGCCGATTTTGGGAACCAAAATGCTATTTTTTATCTTTCGGCATTGATTCAAACACTTTATAATGCGCCTCTACCCCGTACAGGATCGCGCACCAGCTTTAACGTAGGCAAAATTTCCGGCGGAACTTCGGTGAACACGATTGCGCAACAGGCAGAGATGCTGTTTGAATACCGATCCGATGTTGGCGAAAATATGGAAGGCATGCAGCGTATTTTTGATGGTGCTGTTGAGGCGACCAGAAGGATGGTTGCAGAGGTCAATGTAGAGGTGCTCGGGTTGCGCCCCTGCATGGGCGATGTAGACCCCGTCCGCCAAAAGAAGCTGGAGGATAAGCTTACGGGACTATTGGCGGAATACTGTGGTACGACGCCGGAGTTTTTGCCATCTTCAACCGATTGTAATATCCCCTTTTCGATGGGGATTCCTGCTATTTGCTTTGGCGGATATCAAGGGCACGGCGCACACACCCGTGAAGAATATATTGAACTTGAAAGCCTTAAAAAGGGCTTTCCGATGTTACTGGCTTGTGTACTTAGCTGCATTTAA
- a CDS encoding AbgT family transporter → MSASTPAAQKKSAVDRFLDGIERVCNKLPPPAILFVYLFLIVAVIGAIFTVTGVSLVNPSTKEAVVSQNLFSAGGVQWLLDNLIKNFTGFAPLGLVITMTLAIGMCEESGMILAMLRNSLRNVPAAIVPYAIAFVGTVGNIASDTAMVIIPPMAAIIYLGVHKHPVVGMLAGYAGAQAGFTANLMIAGTDSLLQGLTNEAIKGFMPDSNFVVDVTCNWFFMVVSVFLCSIVIGLTCEKLIEPRFGKYEGEGGGKLEEVTPLEKKGLNAAGIAALLYIALVLAGFFFGSLAKIGEDGSRAFVGSPLLKGLIPILFFFFSIPGIVYGYTTKKFKNTTDVNKAMVKQMSAMGGYVTFCFFCGQFNSLFKWTQLGTMLAISGAEFLGKIQLPAVVMFVLFILLCAFVNLFVSSGSAKWAIFAPIFVPMFMLLDIHPGFTQLMYRLGDSPSNCFTPMSPYIWMVLSVAQAKYDKDIKIGTLVSNLIPIAIMLQIVWIIFFVIWYLTGLPIGPGVTAALPAGVL, encoded by the coding sequence ATGAGCGCATCTACCCCTGCTGCCCAGAAAAAGAGTGCGGTTGACCGCTTTCTCGATGGTATCGAGAGAGTATGCAACAAGTTGCCGCCACCCGCGATCCTGTTTGTCTACCTGTTTTTGATCGTTGCTGTTATCGGTGCTATTTTTACGGTTACCGGTGTAAGCTTGGTGAACCCTTCGACTAAAGAAGCGGTTGTATCGCAAAACCTGTTCTCTGCTGGTGGTGTTCAGTGGCTGCTTGACAACCTGATCAAGAACTTCACTGGCTTTGCACCGCTCGGTCTGGTTATTACCATGACCCTAGCAATTGGTATGTGCGAAGAGTCTGGCATGATTTTGGCTATGCTGCGTAATAGTTTGCGCAACGTTCCCGCTGCAATCGTTCCTTATGCCATCGCTTTTGTTGGCACGGTTGGTAACATTGCTTCCGATACCGCGATGGTCATCATCCCGCCGATGGCCGCAATTATTTATTTGGGTGTGCATAAGCACCCTGTCGTCGGTATGCTTGCTGGTTACGCTGGTGCACAGGCCGGCTTTACCGCCAACCTGATGATCGCCGGCACCGACTCGCTGCTTCAGGGTTTGACCAACGAGGCAATCAAAGGCTTCATGCCCGATTCCAACTTTGTTGTTGATGTCACCTGCAACTGGTTTTTTATGGTTGTATCGGTATTCCTTTGCTCTATTGTCATTGGTCTGACTTGCGAAAAGCTCATCGAACCCCGTTTTGGCAAGTACGAAGGCGAAGGCGGCGGCAAGCTTGAGGAAGTCACTCCACTTGAAAAGAAGGGCCTTAATGCTGCTGGTATCGCGGCGCTGCTTTATATCGCGCTGGTTCTGGCTGGTTTCTTCTTCGGATCGCTCGCCAAGATCGGTGAGGACGGTAGCCGTGCATTTGTCGGCTCTCCCCTGCTCAAGGGCTTGATTCCGATTCTGTTCTTCTTCTTTAGCATTCCTGGCATCGTCTATGGTTACACCACCAAGAAGTTCAAAAACACCACTGACGTTAACAAGGCGATGGTTAAGCAGATGAGCGCTATGGGCGGCTATGTCACATTCTGCTTCTTCTGCGGTCAGTTTAACTCGCTGTTTAAATGGACTCAGCTGGGCACCATGCTGGCCATTTCGGGCGCTGAGTTCTTAGGCAAAATTCAACTGCCAGCTGTTGTTATGTTTGTTCTGTTTATTTTGCTCTGCGCATTTGTTAACCTGTTTGTGTCCTCCGGTTCTGCAAAGTGGGCAATCTTTGCGCCGATCTTTGTTCCGATGTTCATGCTGCTTGATATTCACCCTGGCTTTACTCAGCTGATGTATCGTCTGGGCGACTCTCCCTCTAACTGCTTTACGCCCATGAGCCCCTACATCTGGATGGTTCTTAGCGTGGCGCAGGCCAAGTATGACAAGGATATCAAGATCGGTACGCTGGTTTCCAACCTGATTCCGATTGCAATTATGCTTCAGATTGTATGGATTATCTTCTTTGTCATCTGGTACCTCACCGGTCTACCGATTGGCCCGGGCGTTACCGCTGCTCTGCCCGCCGGTGTTCTTTAA
- a CDS encoding M20 family metallopeptidase, producing MKASFQDALDVIDRQAGALCAVSDAIWETPETAFLEYASAKVLIDALKEFGFSVTEKVGGIDTAFSARYGSGKPVIGILGEFDALSGLSQEADSAEKKAISPGEPGHGCGHNLLGAGSLAAAVAIREYLKENNCSGTVVYFGCPGEEGGSGKAFMARDGVFDELDCALTWHPWDINAVSNETSLANYQVAYRFKGVSSHAAATPHLGRSALDAVELMNVGVQFLREHMIEKARIHYAITNSGGFSPNVVPPEAEVLYLIRAPKNQQLEALFGRVNKIAQGAALMTETTMEYDFIKACSNMVVNWALLEVFQQSFEEIAPPDYTDEEIAFAKQIIKSFENSANPYEYQMERYSKEDQAFLRSQMDKPIYDFIAPLTVTEGFMGGSTDVGDVSWVCPTAQIFVTAKAALTPAHSWQQVAQGKSTIAHKGMLYAGKVIAATAIKLIEQPSLVEEAKAEHQKRLGGQRYRCAIPKDVRPRSIAPKK from the coding sequence ATGAAGGCAAGTTTCCAAGATGCGTTAGATGTCATTGACCGACAGGCGGGAGCGCTTTGTGCGGTGAGTGATGCTATTTGGGAAACCCCGGAGACAGCCTTTTTAGAGTATGCTTCGGCGAAGGTGCTGATAGACGCTCTAAAAGAGTTTGGCTTTTCCGTTACCGAAAAGGTTGGCGGTATTGACACGGCGTTTTCAGCACGCTATGGCTCGGGTAAGCCTGTTATAGGCATTTTAGGTGAGTTTGATGCCCTGTCCGGTTTAAGTCAGGAGGCAGATTCCGCCGAAAAGAAGGCGATTTCTCCTGGTGAGCCGGGGCATGGCTGCGGACATAACCTTTTGGGAGCCGGTTCGTTGGCGGCTGCAGTTGCCATCCGCGAGTATCTTAAAGAGAATAACTGCTCCGGCACGGTTGTCTATTTCGGTTGCCCCGGTGAAGAAGGTGGCTCCGGCAAAGCGTTTATGGCGCGGGACGGTGTTTTTGATGAACTTGATTGTGCATTGACTTGGCATCCCTGGGATATCAATGCCGTGAGTAACGAGACATCGCTTGCAAACTATCAAGTTGCCTATCGGTTTAAAGGGGTTAGCTCCCATGCGGCAGCAACGCCTCATCTGGGGCGCAGTGCGCTGGATGCTGTTGAGCTTATGAATGTCGGTGTACAGTTTTTGCGCGAACACATGATTGAAAAAGCGCGGATTCATTATGCTATTACCAATTCGGGTGGCTTTTCTCCGAATGTGGTTCCGCCGGAAGCCGAGGTGCTTTATTTAATCCGTGCACCCAAGAACCAACAATTAGAGGCGCTTTTTGGGCGCGTCAACAAAATTGCACAAGGTGCGGCGCTTATGACTGAAACAACGATGGAATATGATTTTATCAAGGCGTGTTCCAATATGGTTGTGAATTGGGCTCTACTTGAGGTGTTTCAGCAGTCATTTGAAGAGATTGCGCCACCCGATTACACCGATGAAGAAATAGCATTTGCTAAACAAATTATTAAAAGTTTTGAAAATTCGGCGAATCCTTATGAGTACCAGATGGAACGCTATAGCAAAGAGGATCAGGCCTTTTTGCGCAGCCAAATGGACAAGCCGATCTATGATTTTATTGCACCATTAACAGTGACAGAAGGATTTATGGGGGGGTCTACTGACGTCGGAGACGTCAGTTGGGTTTGCCCCACGGCGCAGATATTTGTGACCGCTAAAGCAGCGTTGACCCCCGCGCATTCCTGGCAGCAGGTGGCGCAGGGAAAGAGTACGATAGCGCACAAGGGGATGCTTTATGCAGGCAAAGTAATTGCTGCAACGGCCATTAAATTAATTGAACAACCATCGCTGGTTGAAGAGGCGAAGGCTGAGCACCAAAAGCGACTTGGCGGCCAACGTTATCGCTGTGCGATTCCAAAGGATGTCCGCCCGCGATCTATTGCCCCCAAAAAGTAG
- a CDS encoding M20/M25/M40 family metallo-hydrolase, with product MMVNNERLLATFLEYVQIDSETGNEKAFADRMVQELKSLGGVVTTDNAGEALSSNGYNIYSTFEGTLPGEPILFSAHMDTVKPGIGIKPVVVDGVIRSSGDTILASDDKSGIAGIIEAIRSIKEKQIPHRTFEVIFTICEEGGLRGAKQLDYSRIQSKKGVALDSSGNVGKIIAQAPGQIKIYADVIGKTAHAGIAPETGISAIQVAAHGIAKMKLLRLDEETTANIGTINAQYATNIVPDKVSIIAETRSRNYDKLQAQAKHMVDCLQSACDEFGANLECRCDTAYVSYNIPHDHVLVKELSSVLSDMGIEPIVGSTGGGSDVNIFNLNGIDAVVLATGMSKVHTTNEFIEVRQLELTAEMMYRLMTDVK from the coding sequence ATGATGGTTAACAACGAACGACTATTGGCAACTTTTCTGGAATATGTTCAGATTGACAGTGAAACAGGCAACGAAAAGGCTTTTGCAGACCGCATGGTGCAGGAGCTCAAATCGCTTGGCGGAGTTGTGACAACCGATAATGCCGGTGAGGCGCTTAGCTCAAACGGTTATAACATTTACAGCACATTTGAGGGTACGCTGCCCGGTGAGCCGATTCTCTTTTCAGCCCACATGGATACCGTTAAGCCCGGTATCGGCATTAAGCCGGTGGTGGTGGACGGTGTTATCCGCAGTAGCGGTGACACGATTCTGGCCAGTGACGACAAGTCTGGCATTGCAGGTATAATTGAAGCTATCCGCAGCATTAAAGAAAAGCAGATTCCGCACCGCACTTTTGAGGTGATTTTCACCATCTGCGAAGAAGGCGGTCTACGCGGTGCCAAGCAGCTTGATTATTCACGTATTCAGTCCAAGAAGGGCGTTGCACTTGATTCAAGCGGAAATGTAGGAAAAATTATCGCGCAGGCACCGGGACAGATTAAAATTTATGCAGACGTCATTGGCAAGACCGCGCACGCCGGTATTGCACCTGAGACGGGCATCTCGGCTATTCAGGTTGCTGCACACGGCATTGCCAAGATGAAGCTGCTGCGCCTTGATGAAGAAACGACGGCGAACATCGGTACGATCAACGCGCAATATGCCACCAACATCGTACCGGATAAGGTTTCGATTATTGCCGAGACCAGAAGCCGCAACTACGACAAGCTTCAGGCACAGGCCAAACACATGGTGGACTGTTTGCAGAGCGCGTGCGACGAATTTGGAGCTAATCTGGAGTGCCGCTGTGATACCGCCTATGTCAGCTACAATATTCCTCATGACCATGTGCTAGTCAAAGAGTTGTCGTCTGTTTTGTCTGACATGGGGATAGAGCCTATTGTCGGCAGTACCGGTGGTGGTAGCGATGTGAACATTTTCAACCTCAACGGAATCGATGCGGTTGTTTTGGCGACAGGTATGTCCAAAGTTCACACTACCAATGAATTTATCGAGGTCAGGCAACTTGAGCTGACCGCCGAGATGATGTATCGCTTGATGACCGATGTAAAATAG
- a CDS encoding tRNA threonylcarbamoyladenosine dehydratase, which yields MKEQFCRSAMLLGEEAIEQLAQKRVAVFGVGGVGSFCTEALARVGIGGLTLFDSDEVAVSNINRQIMALHSTVGRPKAAVMRERILDINPDASVGIHQVFYTAENADKFDLSGYDYIVDAIDTVSSKLELIERATRLDVPIISSMGTGNKLDPSRFTIADIYSTSVCPLAKVMRYELRRKGIRALKVLYSTETALTPKGFEPTAPGRRQTPGSVSFVPSVAGLMIAGEVIRDLIKGK from the coding sequence ATGAAAGAGCAGTTTTGCCGCAGTGCTATGCTGTTAGGTGAAGAAGCAATAGAACAGCTGGCCCAAAAGCGGGTAGCTGTGTTTGGTGTCGGCGGAGTGGGATCGTTTTGTACTGAGGCACTGGCTCGGGTTGGTATCGGTGGCTTGACATTGTTTGATTCTGATGAGGTGGCGGTCTCCAATATTAACCGACAAATTATGGCGCTGCACAGTACGGTAGGTCGACCAAAGGCTGCAGTAATGCGCGAACGAATTCTAGATATCAATCCCGATGCGTCGGTAGGGATTCATCAAGTATTCTACACCGCCGAAAATGCGGATAAATTTGATCTTTCGGGCTATGACTATATTGTCGACGCCATTGACACGGTGTCCTCCAAACTGGAACTGATAGAGCGGGCCACGCGGCTTGATGTGCCAATTATCAGTAGTATGGGAACCGGAAATAAGCTGGATCCTTCGCGCTTTACCATTGCTGATATCTACAGCACCAGTGTATGCCCTTTAGCTAAAGTGATGCGTTATGAACTGAGGCGCAAAGGGATTCGGGCGCTCAAGGTGCTCTATTCCACCGAGACAGCCCTGACACCAAAGGGCTTTGAACCGACTGCACCGGGGCGCCGACAGACCCCCGGTAGCGTTTCGTTTGTTCCGTCGGTGGCAGGTCTGATGATTGCCGGTGAAGTTATTCGAGATTTGATCAAAGGAAAGTGA
- the mnmA gene encoding tRNA 2-thiouridine(34) synthase MnmA encodes MKKVMVAMSGGVDSSVAALLLQRQGYSICGATLSLYSNNDIGLGETKTCCSLDDVEDARRVCAKLGIDHLVFNMKAQFKQGVIEPFAEGYRRGETPNPCVECNRSIKFSGVLTRAQQLEYDAIATGHYVQSEYDAAAGRWLLKKAKDPAKDQSYVLYVLTQPMLASTLFPLGGLNKQEVREMAEAHGLVTARKSESQDICFVPDGDYAGFLTKTLGIFSEPGHFVSPQGEVLGQHEGMLHYTLGQRRGLGVSADRRLFVIEKDMKSNTVVLGDEVLLMQRWMTVDALNWVSIGVPQGSIRAQVKSRYRQTAQPAWLHPQEDGRLTVEFDVPQRALTPGQAAVFYADDIVLGGGTIRDRILEDERL; translated from the coding sequence ATGAAAAAAGTTATGGTAGCCATGAGCGGCGGGGTTGATTCCTCCGTCGCAGCACTTTTGTTGCAGCGGCAGGGCTATAGCATCTGCGGTGCAACGCTGTCGCTCTATTCAAACAATGATATTGGGCTTGGCGAGACCAAAACTTGCTGCTCGCTTGATGATGTGGAGGATGCGCGACGAGTTTGTGCCAAGCTGGGGATTGACCACTTGGTTTTTAATATGAAGGCACAGTTTAAGCAGGGCGTCATTGAACCGTTTGCCGAGGGGTATCGGCGTGGAGAAACGCCTAATCCGTGCGTTGAATGTAACCGTTCAATTAAGTTTTCCGGTGTGCTGACAAGAGCGCAGCAGCTAGAATATGACGCTATTGCTACCGGCCACTATGTGCAGAGTGAATATGACGCTGCCGCTGGGCGCTGGCTGCTTAAAAAGGCAAAGGATCCGGCGAAGGATCAAAGTTATGTATTGTATGTGCTCACCCAGCCAATGCTCGCCAGTACGCTATTTCCACTCGGTGGGCTGAATAAGCAAGAGGTGCGCGAAATGGCCGAGGCGCACGGCCTTGTCACCGCCAGAAAGTCAGAAAGTCAGGATATTTGTTTTGTTCCGGACGGGGACTATGCTGGGTTTTTAACTAAAACGTTAGGCATTTTCTCAGAGCCGGGGCACTTTGTTAGTCCACAGGGCGAAGTGTTGGGCCAGCATGAGGGCATGCTCCACTACACACTTGGGCAGCGCCGCGGTCTAGGTGTTTCGGCTGACCGCAGATTGTTTGTCATAGAGAAGGATATGAAAAGCAATACTGTTGTACTAGGAGATGAAGTACTGTTAATGCAGCGATGGATGACGGTGGATGCGCTTAACTGGGTGTCGATCGGCGTGCCACAGGGTAGCATCAGGGCACAGGTAAAATCGCGGTACCGGCAGACGGCTCAGCCGGCATGGCTGCACCCGCAGGAAGATGGGCGATTGACAGTGGAATTTGATGTACCGCAGCGTGCGCTGACCCCAGGACAAGCAGCGGTGTTTTATGCGGATGATATTGTTCTGGGAGGCGGTACCATTCGTGACCGCATATTGGAGGACGAAAGATTATGA